The genome window ACATTACCTCGGGGGTTGAGACCCTGGTGGAATTGATAAGTTCTTTGATGTCTATTTCAAGGAGATTAGCGATGTCCCTTAGCGTCTCCAGCGACGGCTGAGTATTGTTGGTACACCACTTGGACACGGTAGCCGGATCCTTTTCTAAATGG of Clostridiales bacterium contains these proteins:
- a CDS encoding helix-turn-helix transcriptional regulator — translated: MTMKEDLNRLKIVLAEHKKTNKWLVDHLEKDPATVSKWCTNNTQPSLETLRDIANLLEIDIKELINSTRVSTPEVMYIKIKGYPNTSNYQS